From the Candidatus Nitrosocosmicus arcticus genome, one window contains:
- the pyrE gene encoding orotate phosphoribosyltransferase → MNEKDRTRLEEDLVLFLFDRNAIKVGNFTLSSGRKSRFYLDLRILQSHPAYFRKAISLLTYLIHSQIGFGNFDYICSVPTSGTIFGSALSYELFKPHIYVRKDLKSYGTQKKIEGELEPNSKILLVDDVITTGHSILSGIESLPYHSIISGVVVLVDRQQGSKDLFDQFAIKIKSVIPILNIIKILNEKDRIDKNEYEAIKKEIEEN, encoded by the coding sequence GCTCTTCTTATTCGATAGAAATGCCATTAAGGTTGGAAATTTTACACTCTCAAGCGGTAGGAAAAGCCGTTTCTATCTGGATTTGCGAATATTGCAAAGTCATCCTGCTTATTTTAGAAAGGCTATTTCCTTACTGACATACCTTATTCATTCGCAAATTGGCTTTGGGAATTTTGATTATATATGTTCTGTACCAACTTCAGGGACCATTTTTGGTTCAGCACTTTCATACGAACTTTTTAAACCTCATATATACGTCAGGAAAGATCTTAAGAGCTATGGTACGCAGAAAAAAATAGAAGGAGAATTAGAGCCAAATTCAAAAATATTATTAGTGGATGATGTAATTACAACGGGACATTCAATATTATCAGGAATAGAATCGTTGCCCTATCATTCAATCATAAGTGGAGTAGTTGTGTTGGTAGATAGACAGCAAGGGTCTAAAGATTTGTTTGATCAGTTCGCAATAAAGATAAAAAGTGTAATTCCAATCCTTAACATTATCAAAATACTGAATGAGAAAGATAGGATTGATAAGAATGAATACGAGGCAATAAAAAAAGAAATAGAAGAAAATTAG
- a CDS encoding TATA-box-binding protein has product MPQTKPMVSIENVVASATVNQTINLNLITQIFPDVEYHPDQFPGLVFRLKAPKTATLIFSSGKMVCTGAKSEEQAIKAVRSVVQKLRKGGIPVENDPIIEIQNIVASASLGGKIHLELAARILPRSMYEPEQFPGLIHRMLDPKTVILLFASGKLVCTGAKKETEVYRAVTNLHTLLEEKNLMIYES; this is encoded by the coding sequence ATGCCCCAAACAAAGCCAATGGTAAGTATAGAAAACGTTGTGGCATCTGCAACGGTCAATCAAACTATAAATTTAAACTTGATTACACAGATATTTCCCGATGTAGAATATCATCCAGATCAATTTCCGGGGTTAGTATTTAGATTAAAAGCCCCCAAAACCGCTACCTTAATTTTTAGTTCAGGGAAGATGGTATGTACCGGGGCAAAATCAGAAGAACAAGCTATCAAGGCAGTAAGAAGTGTGGTTCAAAAGTTACGAAAAGGCGGAATACCTGTAGAAAATGATCCGATCATTGAGATTCAGAACATTGTTGCCTCAGCAAGTTTAGGAGGCAAAATCCATTTAGAGTTAGCAGCCAGAATATTGCCAAGAAGTATGTACGAACCCGAGCAGTTTCCAGGATTAATTCATAGAATGTTGGATCCAAAAACGGTAATTTTGTTGTTTGCCAGTGGTAAGCTTGTTTGCACCGGTGCAAAAAAAGAAACTGAAGTATACAGGGCAGTTACCAATTTGCATACCCTTCTGGAAGAGAAGAATTTAATGATATACGAAAGCTAA